A stretch of the Paenibacillus dendritiformis genome encodes the following:
- a CDS encoding condensation domain-containing protein, protein MSDETLIARLQQLSPAKRKILLRQLLEKKRTTEMNNSEDRIVKKEKSLKNEISFPQESIWLLQEILSEANVTTICNSFICYELLEEELVRKTLEIMIDRHAMLRTVFEWGDGNVNILMKENIGCHYDYTDIRGLPSEDKYRKAKEIIDDEFKMPFDLANGPLWKIKIIQTEDFEIVLSLFMHHLISDGWSYEIFLREFIQVYNALKTGNEVSLPELELEYVDYAYWDRNQNWIQNQEKLTKYWNGYLENSPCVLQLQTDKPYPANRRFHGEFAPLKMDELLSEKVRTRAAELNVTVYSFLLAVWAVLLYKYTNQNDILIATPVSNRVQWELDHVIGCFVDILPIRAMLSDEMTFAELVEQISTDVYTVIAHKIPFSKLIDSLNIPSDTQRPPLCQVMFVFHKELTSVQMMQQLIYPFHHHNKVSEFDLALELYDDEIIGGGIEFNSDIFYKDSVERMSIHFCNMTASIVDNPKQFCREIYYT, encoded by the coding sequence ATGAGCGATGAAACACTAATAGCAAGGTTGCAGCAATTATCTCCTGCGAAAAGAAAAATCTTATTGAGACAACTATTAGAAAAGAAAAGAACAACGGAAATGAACAATTCAGAGGACCGAATTGTAAAAAAAGAGAAGAGTCTAAAAAATGAAATCTCATTCCCCCAAGAAAGTATTTGGCTGCTTCAAGAAATCTTAAGCGAAGCGAATGTCACTACGATTTGTAATTCCTTTATTTGTTATGAATTGTTGGAAGAGGAGCTCGTTCGCAAGACCTTAGAAATCATGATCGATCGGCATGCCATGCTGCGTACCGTCTTTGAATGGGGAGACGGGAACGTTAACATCCTTATGAAAGAGAACATCGGCTGCCATTATGACTACACCGATATACGGGGTCTGCCATCGGAAGATAAATATAGGAAGGCCAAAGAAATCATAGACGATGAGTTCAAAATGCCTTTTGATCTGGCAAATGGACCTTTATGGAAAATAAAAATAATCCAAACAGAAGACTTTGAGATTGTGCTGAGCTTGTTCATGCACCATCTTATTTCAGACGGATGGTCGTATGAGATCTTTTTAAGAGAATTTATCCAAGTATACAATGCTCTCAAGACGGGCAACGAGGTGTCACTGCCAGAATTGGAGTTGGAGTATGTAGATTATGCATACTGGGACCGAAATCAGAACTGGATCCAAAACCAGGAAAAATTAACGAAGTACTGGAATGGATATTTAGAAAATAGCCCGTGTGTCCTTCAACTTCAGACGGATAAGCCTTACCCTGCAAACCGGCGCTTTCATGGTGAGTTTGCGCCACTCAAGATGGATGAGCTGTTGTCTGAAAAAGTAAGAACAAGAGCGGCGGAACTGAATGTGACCGTGTATTCTTTTCTGTTGGCTGTCTGGGCTGTACTCCTTTATAAATATACAAACCAAAATGATATATTGATTGCTACGCCAGTCTCAAACCGAGTGCAATGGGAGCTTGATCATGTGATTGGTTGTTTTGTAGATATCCTGCCCATCCGCGCCATGCTGTCGGATGAGATGACGTTTGCCGAACTGGTAGAACAGATATCAACGGATGTATATACTGTCATCGCTCATAAAATTCCTTTCAGCAAATTGATTGATTCCCTGAACATTCCTTCGGATACACAGAGGCCGCCCCTGTGTCAGGTCATGTTTGTATTCCATAAGGAATTAACATCAGTTCAGATGATGCAGCAGCTAATTTATCCGTTCCATCACCATAATAAGGTATCAGAATTTGATTTAGCATTAGAGCTTTACGATGATGAGATCATCGGAGGAGGCATTGAATTTAATAGTGATATTTTCTATAAAGATTCAGTGGAAAGAATGTCAATACATTTTTGCAATATGACAGCCAGCATTGTCGATAATCCAAAACAATTTTGTAGAGAAATTTATTATACCTAA
- a CDS encoding non-ribosomal peptide synthetase: MDILKQYLFSQISEKKLSPDLAKQLLIELNHYSKVHSKNADVAIIGMAGRFPKARDLAEFWSNLLEQKNCIDLPSQQRRSPYMELYKKILGTNQLDDTHFEVGGYLNDIDLFDADFFGIHDSEATYMDPWQRQLLEVAYLALEDAGYGGEAIARTNTSVIIGRDMACESSYSRTAAEPSPLLLTGTYESILASRIAHTLDLTGPCMVIDTACSSSLVALHQACLLIQSGKSSMAIVGGINLKDNIVKMKHNPMNNILTQDQVVRTFDKQASGTLLSEGIGVLILKSYEEAVKDKDMIWGVIKGTEINNDGKVNRISSPNSQAQEKVIIQTYENAGISMEDIGYVEAHGTGTLLGDPIEVSAIDAAFRHFTPRKQFCALGTVKTNIGHTVGASGMASIMKAVLSLHHKKIPANINFNEVNPYISFERTALYVNDRTTDWETEDGKSRICGINSFGFSGTNCHVILQEPPVHRKAKERPARDPKPHYIFTASAKSLPSLEQLLMAYQDVLGDQQTDIADLCYSSCSTRGHYNYRIAILATATSQLEQHVRKILESGMLRADTQIMDDGIYINVESQHSASSPDYITSDKYIEDMGFGELQAIAKHYIQGANVDWTTLYDSEKQQKMRLPLYPLHRRSYWMDHAEVSVENFKGIEKLEIENAEDESRLADLAKYRNMDTESLLTAIWADVLRCPKIHKKDNFYLIGGDSLRAMKIIDILKQTIDCRVDVTDLLQNPTLEEFLTIVHAKSNQSSKGRTRIQKIPADSHGNYLASSVQKRMFFLSKYNKENTSYNLSSAIRINGKFDIKKCNHVMNQLINRHEALRTSFFTRDEILYYHVDEHLDFQVQEKERGDDLQALLDEFIMPFDLGKAPLMRVAVVKMKDNEYMLLLDFHHIIADATSLEIFTNEFIQLYHDRPVADLPLQYKDFNAWQLKYFQSEEIKEQQAFWLEQLKGELPVLDLPTEKARPPIQDFTGTALTVHASEALTQKIQELAGNLKMSVFMVLISAYNILLHRYTDQEDIIIGSPVQGRKRAEFKNMMGMFVNTILLRNYPAASKNIEEFLQEVKENCLLAYKNQDYPFEELINNLDIVRDYSRNPIFDTMFNFLDYSQRKLDLQDMEISFVEFDSKVSKFDITLEVVKRENILSFQFEYSTHLFSDEFMRNMAANYLHVLDEMVSDSNRSIGELEIISPDEKKRILHDFNASSQYAHSGERLIDWFEKNVSQIPGKKAVVDNSGSYTFSQLGDMVNKLCKILEENDIQDGHVVGVYMERSVYSVAAMLAILKHNAVYLPLDSNLPVERINMIVEDSKMAFLLTHSHYWDNAIVLQLPCCSVDGDHLHRMPGGVTEPERLSGIRYIIYTSGSEQKPKGVAGLEKGLVNRLNWMWDKYPFAQDEVCCHKTPINFVDSICEILGPVLYGVPLVIIPDRVLNSPNEFIKYLAKHEVTRITLIPSLLSLILQSNLELNVALAKLRLWVSSGEALSVELIDKFRSRLKGHQLINLYGSSEVSADVTCFDTADLDNHVSRVPIGKPIDNTRIYVLNDRQQVVPIGVWGTLYVAGDGLAQGYLYNEELTSKKFITLDIPGRGVETLFNTGDRVRFNKRGYLEYLGRNDHQVKINGCRVELDEVESSIRDIVGDTEVCVCSYTNSSNHQQLLAFIRGDANDYSISGIRNRLMQKLPRYMIPTDFVFCKQFLHLPNGKMDKRRMVEQFLHPQQNTSANEADLSEIEEAVITMWREVLNKNIEITSDNSIFDLGGNSLQAMQFNMAVNQKFFVDIALKDLFTGMTIREMASYIEGEILKKNDDDDLESLLKEMDELDEESIEKLLNR; the protein is encoded by the coding sequence ATGGATATACTGAAGCAATATCTTTTTTCTCAAATATCCGAGAAGAAGCTTTCGCCGGACCTGGCGAAGCAGCTGCTCATCGAATTAAATCATTACAGTAAAGTACATTCAAAAAATGCAGATGTTGCAATCATTGGCATGGCAGGACGTTTTCCCAAAGCGAGAGATCTAGCGGAATTTTGGAGCAATTTGCTTGAACAAAAAAACTGTATCGATTTGCCTTCACAACAAAGACGCAGTCCCTACATGGAGCTTTACAAAAAAATCCTGGGGACAAATCAACTTGATGACACTCATTTTGAAGTCGGGGGATATCTGAACGATATTGATCTTTTTGATGCGGACTTTTTTGGGATACATGATTCGGAAGCCACATATATGGACCCTTGGCAAAGACAACTTTTGGAGGTGGCTTATCTGGCATTAGAGGATGCCGGGTATGGTGGGGAAGCCATAGCAAGAACCAATACGAGTGTTATTATCGGGAGAGATATGGCTTGTGAATCCAGTTATTCCCGGACTGCGGCAGAACCTTCCCCTTTATTGCTGACAGGAACGTATGAATCTATCTTGGCCAGCCGCATTGCACATACATTGGACTTGACTGGTCCTTGTATGGTGATAGATACGGCTTGCTCTTCCAGCTTGGTGGCATTGCATCAAGCGTGTCTTTTGATTCAGAGCGGGAAAAGCTCCATGGCTATTGTCGGTGGAATCAACTTGAAAGATAACATTGTTAAAATGAAACATAATCCGATGAACAATATTTTGACACAGGATCAGGTGGTTCGTACCTTTGATAAGCAGGCAAGCGGAACATTATTGAGCGAGGGCATTGGAGTTCTTATTCTCAAATCATATGAAGAGGCGGTTAAAGATAAGGATATGATTTGGGGGGTTATCAAGGGAACAGAGATCAACAATGATGGCAAAGTAAACCGCATCTCCTCTCCTAATTCACAGGCGCAAGAGAAAGTGATTATTCAGACCTATGAAAATGCCGGTATCTCGATGGAGGATATCGGTTATGTGGAAGCGCACGGAACCGGAACCTTGTTGGGAGATCCCATTGAAGTGAGTGCAATTGATGCAGCCTTCAGGCATTTTACACCTAGAAAACAGTTCTGTGCCCTGGGGACCGTAAAGACCAATATTGGGCATACGGTTGGCGCTTCCGGCATGGCTTCGATCATGAAGGCGGTACTCTCGTTACATCATAAAAAAATCCCGGCCAATATCAATTTTAATGAGGTAAATCCATATATCAGTTTTGAGCGGACTGCTCTCTATGTCAATGACAGAACTACCGATTGGGAGACAGAGGATGGAAAGTCCAGAATATGCGGAATAAATTCCTTTGGCTTTAGCGGCACCAATTGTCATGTTATTTTACAAGAACCGCCGGTTCATAGAAAAGCAAAAGAAAGGCCAGCCCGAGATCCGAAACCTCACTATATTTTTACCGCTTCCGCGAAGTCACTTCCATCTTTGGAACAATTATTAATGGCTTATCAAGATGTACTTGGCGACCAGCAGACAGATATCGCAGATTTATGTTATTCATCCTGTTCGACTCGGGGCCATTACAATTATCGAATTGCCATATTGGCAACGGCAACATCCCAATTAGAACAGCATGTGCGGAAGATACTGGAAAGTGGTATGTTACGCGCTGATACACAGATTATGGATGATGGCATCTATATTAATGTGGAATCTCAACATTCTGCGTCCTCACCGGATTATATTACCTCTGACAAATATATTGAGGATATGGGTTTTGGTGAGCTCCAAGCCATTGCCAAGCATTATATCCAGGGCGCAAATGTGGACTGGACTACGCTATATGATTCCGAAAAACAGCAAAAGATGAGATTGCCTCTCTATCCGTTACATCGCCGTTCTTACTGGATGGATCACGCAGAAGTATCCGTGGAGAATTTTAAAGGCATTGAAAAGTTGGAAATTGAGAACGCGGAAGATGAGAGCCGTCTTGCTGATCTAGCGAAGTATCGCAATATGGATACAGAGTCTTTATTGACGGCAATTTGGGCTGACGTGTTAAGGTGCCCCAAGATCCATAAGAAAGATAACTTTTATTTGATTGGAGGGGACTCCCTCCGTGCCATGAAAATCATTGATATTTTAAAGCAGACCATCGATTGCAGAGTTGATGTCACCGACTTATTGCAAAACCCTACGCTTGAAGAGTTTTTAACGATCGTTCACGCGAAGAGCAATCAGAGCAGCAAAGGAAGAACTCGGATTCAAAAAATTCCTGCGGACTCGCACGGCAATTATCTTGCATCCTCCGTACAAAAAAGAATGTTTTTCTTAAGTAAATATAATAAAGAAAATACCAGCTATAATTTATCGAGCGCCATACGGATTAACGGGAAATTCGATATAAAAAAATGCAATCACGTCATGAATCAATTAATCAATCGGCATGAGGCTCTCCGCACTTCCTTTTTCACCCGGGATGAGATTCTTTACTATCATGTGGACGAGCATTTAGATTTTCAGGTTCAGGAGAAGGAGCGCGGCGATGATCTTCAAGCCTTATTAGATGAGTTTATTATGCCGTTTGACTTAGGCAAAGCTCCCTTAATGAGAGTCGCAGTGGTTAAGATGAAAGACAACGAATATATGCTTCTGCTTGATTTTCATCATATTATCGCCGACGCTACTTCTCTTGAAATTTTCACCAATGAATTTATACAACTGTATCATGATCGGCCTGTTGCCGATTTACCGTTGCAGTATAAGGATTTCAATGCATGGCAGTTGAAGTACTTTCAGAGCGAGGAGATTAAAGAGCAGCAAGCTTTTTGGCTTGAGCAATTGAAGGGCGAACTCCCTGTCTTGGATTTGCCTACTGAGAAAGCACGTCCTCCGATTCAGGATTTTACCGGAACGGCTTTGACTGTCCATGCAAGTGAAGCATTAACGCAGAAGATTCAGGAATTGGCCGGGAACCTCAAAATGTCTGTGTTTATGGTCCTTATCTCGGCGTACAATATTTTATTGCATCGATATACCGATCAGGAGGACATCATTATTGGCTCTCCGGTCCAGGGGAGAAAAAGAGCTGAATTCAAAAATATGATGGGGATGTTCGTGAATACGATTCTTCTTAGAAATTACCCTGCTGCAAGCAAAAACATTGAGGAGTTCTTACAGGAAGTCAAAGAAAATTGTTTGCTTGCTTACAAAAATCAGGACTACCCCTTCGAAGAATTAATTAATAACTTGGATATTGTGCGTGATTACAGCAGAAATCCGATTTTCGATACCATGTTCAATTTCCTGGATTATAGCCAGCGTAAACTCGATTTGCAGGATATGGAGATAAGTTTTGTCGAATTTGATTCAAAAGTATCCAAATTTGATATTACGTTGGAAGTTGTTAAGCGAGAAAACATTCTCTCGTTTCAGTTTGAGTATAGCACTCATTTGTTCAGCGATGAATTTATGAGGAATATGGCTGCTAATTACTTGCATGTTTTAGATGAAATGGTAAGCGACTCAAACCGCAGCATAGGTGAATTAGAGATCATCTCTCCGGATGAAAAGAAAAGGATACTTCATGATTTCAATGCATCTTCTCAATACGCCCATTCTGGCGAACGATTGATTGACTGGTTCGAAAAAAATGTGTCGCAAATTCCTGGGAAAAAAGCTGTAGTGGATAATAGCGGGTCGTATACGTTCAGTCAGCTTGGGGACATGGTTAACAAGCTATGCAAGATACTTGAAGAGAATGATATTCAAGACGGCCATGTTGTTGGGGTGTATATGGAACGCTCGGTATACTCTGTAGCCGCTATGTTGGCAATTTTAAAACACAATGCGGTGTATCTTCCTTTAGACTCCAATTTGCCTGTAGAACGCATAAACATGATCGTGGAAGATAGTAAAATGGCGTTTCTATTAACCCATTCCCATTATTGGGATAATGCGATTGTTCTCCAGTTACCTTGCTGCAGTGTTGATGGCGATCATCTGCATCGAATGCCAGGCGGCGTTACAGAACCGGAACGGCTTTCAGGGATTCGTTATATTATTTACACTTCAGGAAGTGAACAAAAGCCTAAAGGCGTAGCCGGACTGGAGAAAGGATTGGTAAACAGGCTGAATTGGATGTGGGACAAATATCCTTTTGCGCAAGATGAAGTATGCTGTCATAAAACCCCCATCAATTTTGTTGATTCGATATGTGAGATATTAGGTCCGGTTTTGTACGGAGTACCTTTGGTTATCATACCTGATCGTGTTTTGAACAGTCCTAACGAGTTCATTAAGTATTTAGCGAAGCATGAAGTAACACGAATCACATTAATCCCTTCCCTGTTGAGTCTAATCCTTCAATCCAATCTGGAGTTGAATGTTGCGCTTGCCAAGCTAAGACTTTGGGTATCTAGCGGTGAAGCGCTCTCTGTTGAATTAATTGACAAATTCCGAAGCCGCTTGAAGGGGCATCAGTTGATTAACTTGTATGGTTCTTCCGAAGTTTCTGCAGACGTTACCTGTTTTGACACAGCAGATCTGGATAATCATGTTTCTAGAGTTCCTATTGGCAAGCCTATAGACAATACTCGGATATATGTACTTAATGACAGACAACAAGTCGTTCCGATTGGCGTATGGGGGACCCTGTATGTTGCAGGGGACGGGCTGGCCCAGGGCTACTTATATAATGAAGAACTGACAAGCAAGAAGTTTATAACATTGGATATTCCAGGCAGAGGAGTCGAGACTCTATTCAATACTGGCGATAGAGTGCGATTTAACAAGCGTGGCTATCTTGAATATTTGGGCAGAAATGATCATCAGGTGAAAATCAATGGCTGCAGGGTAGAGCTTGATGAGGTTGAATCGTCCATCCGAGACATTGTTGGAGACACTGAGGTATGCGTATGCAGTTATACCAATTCATCCAACCATCAGCAGTTGCTCGCCTTTATCAGAGGCGATGCGAATGACTACTCTATTTCCGGTATTCGCAATCGATTAATGCAGAAGCTTCCACGGTATATGATTCCGACTGATTTTGTATTTTGCAAACAGTTCCTCCATTTGCCGAACGGAAAAATGGATAAGAGGAGGATGGTTGAACAATTTTTACATCCCCAGCAAAATACATCTGCAAATGAAGCTGATCTATCCGAGATAGAAGAAGCTGTGATTACGATGTGGCGTGAAGTTCTGAATAAAAATATTGAAATTACTTCGGACAACAGCATATTTGATCTTGGAGGAAATTCATTGCAAGCGATGCAGTTTAATATGGCTGTCAATCAAAAGTTTTTTGTCGATATCGCTCTCAAAGATTTATTTACAGGCATGACGATTCGGGAAATGGCGAGCTACATTGAAGGTGAAATACTCAAGAAAAATGATGACGATGATCTAGAGAGCTTGCTGAAAGAAATGGATGAGCTTGATGAGGAAAGTATTGAGAAGTTGCTTAATCGTTAA